In the genome of Populus trichocarpa isolate Nisqually-1 chromosome 6, P.trichocarpa_v4.1, whole genome shotgun sequence, one region contains:
- the LOC7495711 gene encoding uncharacterized protein LOC7495711, translating into MVFYFKARPEAGDYTIFMGLDKHENEELIKYGFPEDIWFHVDKMSSAHVYLRLHKGQTIDGISEGVLEDCVQLVKANSIQGNKVNNIDVVYTPWANLKKTASMDVGQVGFHNSKMVRTVRVEKRINEIVNRLNKTKVERKPDLKAEREAVNAAERAERKLHLRDKKRREEMERLEKERQAEMRSYKGLMVAEKMTSNKQIASENKSLQELEDDFM; encoded by the exons aTGGTGTTCTACTTCAAAGCCAGACCAGAGGCAGGAGATTACACTATTTTTATGGGTCTTGACAAGCACGAGAACGAGGAGCTTATCAAATATGGTTTCCCTGAAGACATCTG GTTTCACGTGGACAAAATGTCTTCTGCCCATGTTTATTTAAGGCTGCATAAAGGTCAGACCATCGATGGTATAAGTGAAGGTGTACTTGAGGATTGTGTGCAGCTTGTCAAAGCAAATTCGATTCAAG GCAACAAGGTGAACAACATCGATGTTGTTTACACTCCATGGGCCAATTTGAAGAAAACTGCTTCCATGGATGTTGGCCAAGTCGGCTTCCACAATTCAAAGAtg GTTCGAACTGTGAGAGTGGAAAAGCGGATAAATGAGATAGTTAATAGATTGAACAAAACAAAGGTGGAAAGAAAGCCTGATTTGAAAG CCGAGAGAGAAGCAGTCAATGCAGCAGAAAGAGCAGAGAGAAAGCTTCATCTGAGAGATAAA AAACGACGTGAGGAAATGGAAAGGCTTGAAAAGGAGAGACAGGCAGAGATGAGGAGCTACAAGGGTTTGATGGTGGCTGAAAAGATGACATCTAATAAACAAATAGCATCTGAAAACAAGTCCTTGCAGGAGCTGGAAGATGACTTTATGTGA
- the LOC7495712 gene encoding proteasome subunit beta type-4, with translation MESNSETKQHTLLSSDYGIQRTQYPYVTGTSVVALKYKDGILMAADMGGSYGSTLRYKSVERIKPVGKHSIIGASGEISDFQEIMRYLDEQVLNDNMWDDRNSLGPKEIHSYLTRVMYNRRNKFDPLWNTLILGGVKKGQKFLGMVTMIGVNFEENHIATGFGNHMAQPLLRAEWHENLTFEEGVTLLEKCMRVLLYRDRSAVNKFQIAKITEEGVTISQPYALKTFWGYKAFENPTVGAEGSW, from the exons ATGGAGTCTAATTCTGAAACCAAACAGCACACCCTTTTGAGCTCTGACTATGGCATTCAAAGAACCCA GTACCCATACGTGACTGGAACATCTGTTgttgctttgaaatataaagatggGATTTTGATGGCTGCTGATATGGGTG GTTCTTATGGGTCCACGCTTCGATACAAGAGTGTGGAGAGAATTAAGCCTGTCGGGAAGCATTCTATTATCGGTGCCAGTGGAGAAATAAGTGATTTCCAGGAGATTATGCGATATCTCGATGAGCAAGT CCTGAATGACAATATGTGGGATGACAGAAACTCTTTGGGGCCCAAAGAGATTCACAGCTATTTGACCCGAGTTATGTATAATAGGCGTAACAAGTTTGACCCACTTTGGAATACACTTATTCTCGGTGGTGTGAAAAAAGGACAGAAATTTCTTGGCATG GTCACTATGATAGGAGTAAACTTTGAGGAGAATCATATAGCAACTGGATTTGGAAATCACATGGCACAGCCATTACTTCGTGCTGAGTGGCATGAGAACTTGACATTCGAAGAAGGCGTTACGTTACTGGAGAAATGCATGCGAGTGCTTCTGTATCGTGATAGATCTGCTGTCAACAAGTTTCAG ATAGCTAAGATTACTGAAGAAGGTGTAACAATTTCTCAGCCTTACGCATTGAAGACATTCTGGGGATACAAGGCATTTGAGAACCCAACTGTTGGTGCTGAAGGATCATGGTAG